A single window of Microbispora hainanensis DNA harbors:
- a CDS encoding NAD-dependent epimerase/dehydratase family protein, with amino-acid sequence MSEICVIGGSRYFGRRLIENLRDAGTAVTVVNRGSAPAPEGVTHLRADRDDEDALRRVLGGRHFDVVIDQVCYTPVQAAVALRAFAGRTTRYVMTSTVEVYAHLDGPPHTEDVVDPATWPVATDLPWDDPAFLDASYGEGKRQAEAVFTRDAAFGFVSVRTAHVLGGADFTGRLAHYVQRIRAGLPVIVHENPRPASFVHEPEIARFLAWAARADFTGPVNAASHGTLDVRDLCAAIGEPVYAVGEDTSPFSFDRGYAMDNGRATALGFRFSHVADWLPSAVQSAVQSVVRSVVQTTPAGEERTCAPA; translated from the coding sequence ATGAGCGAGATCTGCGTCATCGGCGGAAGCCGATACTTCGGCAGGCGGCTGATCGAGAACCTGCGCGACGCGGGGACGGCCGTCACGGTCGTCAACCGGGGATCGGCTCCGGCACCAGAGGGCGTGACGCATCTGCGGGCCGACCGCGACGACGAGGACGCCCTGCGCCGCGTCCTGGGCGGCCGCCACTTCGACGTGGTGATCGACCAGGTCTGCTACACGCCGGTGCAGGCGGCCGTGGCGCTGCGGGCGTTCGCGGGCAGGACCACGCGCTACGTCATGACCTCGACCGTCGAGGTGTACGCCCACCTCGACGGCCCGCCGCACACGGAAGACGTGGTCGATCCCGCGACCTGGCCGGTGGCGACGGACCTGCCGTGGGACGACCCGGCGTTCCTCGACGCCAGCTACGGCGAGGGCAAGCGCCAGGCGGAGGCGGTCTTCACACGTGACGCGGCGTTCGGCTTCGTCAGCGTCCGCACCGCGCACGTGCTCGGCGGCGCGGACTTCACCGGACGGCTCGCGCACTACGTCCAGAGGATCCGGGCCGGACTTCCGGTGATCGTGCATGAGAACCCCCGGCCGGCGTCGTTCGTCCACGAGCCGGAGATCGCGCGGTTCCTCGCCTGGGCCGCGCGGGCCGACTTCACCGGCCCGGTCAACGCCGCCTCCCACGGGACCCTCGACGTACGGGACCTGTGCGCGGCCATCGGCGAGCCCGTGTACGCCGTCGGAGAGGACACCTCGCCGTTCTCCTTCGACCGCGGCTATGCCATGGACAACGGCCGGGCCACGGCGCTCGGCTTCCGCTTCTCGCACGTCGCCGACTGGCTGCCGTCGGCCGTCCAGTCGGCCGTCCAGTCGGTCGTCCGATCGGTCGTCCAGACGACGCCGGCCGGGGAGGAGCGGACGTGCGCACCCGCCTGA
- a CDS encoding LysR family transcriptional regulator, translating to MHRLGVLREVARHGSFNRAAAALRLTPSAVSQQIAALERGLGVPVVRRSTRGVVLTEPGRMLVDTAETIAAELTDAQERIDRLSTARARFTIATFASGGRRLLPPALSRFVAEHPEAELTILEREPEDSLPLVREGRADLALAYHFDGLPPIRPGDRSGMTWTPLMTDPLRVVLPRTHPLAGRARLQLAELAAERWILGCLKTMDLLRRYAELAGFELRISCSATDYFFAQSLVTAGVGVALIPEISLTPGPDVVAIPLEAPSPSRFIGIATSLRDRGPAQPYVDALCELLSPDGDG from the coding sequence GTGCATCGGCTCGGCGTGCTGCGGGAGGTCGCCCGCCACGGCAGCTTCAACCGTGCGGCCGCCGCGCTGCGGCTCACCCCTTCGGCCGTCTCGCAGCAGATCGCCGCACTCGAACGCGGCCTCGGCGTCCCCGTGGTGCGGCGCAGCACGCGCGGAGTGGTCCTCACCGAGCCGGGGCGCATGCTCGTCGACACCGCCGAGACGATCGCCGCCGAGCTGACCGACGCTCAGGAGCGCATCGACCGGCTCTCGACCGCGCGGGCCAGGTTCACCATCGCGACGTTCGCCAGCGGGGGCCGCCGTCTCCTGCCGCCGGCGCTCAGCCGCTTCGTCGCCGAGCACCCCGAGGCCGAGCTGACGATCCTCGAACGCGAACCGGAGGACAGCCTGCCCCTGGTGCGGGAGGGCCGTGCCGATCTGGCCCTCGCCTACCACTTCGACGGGCTGCCGCCGATCCGTCCGGGCGACCGCTCCGGCATGACGTGGACCCCGCTGATGACCGACCCGCTCCGGGTCGTCCTTCCGCGTACGCATCCGCTGGCCGGGCGCGCCCGCCTCCAACTGGCCGAGCTCGCCGCCGAACGCTGGATCCTCGGCTGCCTGAAGACCATGGACCTCCTGCGCCGCTATGCCGAGCTGGCCGGATTCGAGCTGCGGATCTCGTGCAGCGCCACCGACTATTTCTTCGCGCAGTCCCTGGTCACCGCGGGGGTGGGCGTCGCGCTCATCCCGGAGATCTCGCTCACGCCGGGCCCGGACGTGGTCGCGATCCCCCTTGAGGCGCCCAGCCCGTCCCGGTTCATCGGCATCGCGACCTCCCTGCGTGACCGTGGGCCCGCCCAGCCGTACGTCGACGCGCTGTGCGAGCTCCTCTCGCCGGACGGTGACGGGTGA
- a CDS encoding CPBP family intramembrane glutamic endopeptidase — MKPATAAVLGVLAAANVLNNRVARRWAPLTSAVATGALVLIARREGVTWRELGFRHARAGAVTGGALAAGVAAVYAAGVACPRTRALFRDERALALSRRRVLEEALVQVPLGTVLLEEVGFRGALPALLGRSLPPGAAVAVSAALFGLWHVLPAVDMAAANPALGRPAAGETPDEAAPQTKAGRLAETGRLVAGTVASTAVAGLVFHGLRHRAGLLAPALLHVATNSLGYAAARVARRLDQPSRGSARPVR; from the coding sequence GTGAAGCCCGCGACGGCGGCGGTTCTCGGGGTGCTCGCCGCGGCGAACGTGCTCAACAACCGGGTCGCCCGGCGGTGGGCGCCGCTGACTTCGGCGGTCGCGACCGGTGCACTGGTGCTGATCGCCCGCAGGGAGGGCGTCACCTGGCGGGAGCTGGGCTTCCGCCACGCCCGTGCCGGGGCGGTGACCGGGGGCGCGCTCGCGGCCGGCGTCGCGGCCGTCTACGCGGCGGGCGTCGCCTGCCCCCGCACCCGCGCGCTCTTCCGCGACGAGCGCGCGCTCGCGCTGTCGCGCCGCCGGGTGCTGGAGGAGGCCCTGGTGCAGGTGCCCCTTGGGACCGTGCTGCTGGAGGAGGTGGGCTTCCGCGGCGCGCTGCCCGCCCTGCTCGGCCGTTCGCTGCCGCCCGGTGCGGCCGTCGCCGTCTCGGCCGCGCTGTTCGGGCTGTGGCACGTGTTGCCCGCCGTCGACATGGCCGCGGCCAACCCCGCCCTCGGCAGGCCGGCCGCCGGGGAGACCCCGGACGAGGCCGCTCCCCAGACCAAGGCGGGACGGCTCGCGGAGACGGGACGGCTGGTGGCGGGGACGGTGGCCTCCACCGCGGTCGCCGGGCTCGTGTTCCACGGCCTGCGGCACCGCGCCGGGCTGCTCGCGCCCGCGCTGCTCCACGTGGCGACGAACTCCCTCGGGTACGCCGCCGCCCGGGTGGCCCGCCGCCTCGATCAGCCCTCGCGGGGATCGGCCAGGCCGGTCCGGTAG
- a CDS encoding response regulator transcription factor, whose protein sequence is MTARVLVVDDQAVVRDGLVLLLGLLPDIEVVGSASDGEAALRLVADERPDVVLMDLRMPRMDGVEATRRIRTGFPETQVVVLTTYTDDESVFAALRAGARGFLTKSADAEEIARAVTTVMNGDAQLDPGVQRRLLNTVTGGGTGTAPTTEGPVETTGPAAAPPHRSRFASRHTREARHADRTPGTPTDAGTPPDGLTPREAEVLRLIARGLSNAEIAATLFIGETTVKTHINNLFAKVRVRDRAQAVAYAYRTGLADPREG, encoded by the coding sequence GTGACCGCCCGCGTGCTCGTGGTCGACGACCAGGCCGTGGTGCGCGACGGGCTCGTCCTGCTGCTCGGTCTGCTGCCGGACATCGAGGTCGTGGGGTCGGCGTCCGACGGCGAGGCCGCGCTCCGCCTGGTCGCGGACGAACGGCCCGACGTGGTGCTGATGGACCTGCGCATGCCCCGCATGGACGGGGTCGAGGCGACCCGGAGGATCCGCACCGGCTTCCCGGAGACGCAGGTCGTCGTGCTCACGACCTACACCGACGACGAGTCGGTCTTCGCCGCGCTGCGCGCCGGGGCGCGCGGCTTCCTCACCAAGAGCGCCGACGCCGAGGAGATCGCCCGCGCCGTGACCACGGTGATGAACGGCGACGCGCAGCTCGACCCCGGCGTGCAGCGCCGCCTATTGAACACCGTCACCGGCGGCGGCACCGGCACCGCGCCGACCACCGAGGGACCCGTCGAGACGACCGGCCCCGCCGCCGCACCGCCGCACCGGTCGCGGTTCGCATCGCGCCACACGCGCGAGGCCCGGCACGCGGACCGGACGCCCGGCACACCCACGGATGCCGGCACACCGCCCGACGGGCTGACTCCGCGCGAGGCGGAGGTCCTGCGGCTCATCGCGCGCGGCCTGTCGAACGCCGAGATCGCCGCCACCCTGTTCATCGGCGAGACCACGGTCAAGACGCACATCAACAACCTCTTCGCCAAGGTCCGGGTGCGCGACCGGGCCCAGGCGGTCGCGTACGCCTACCGGACCGGCCTGGCCGATCCCCGCGAGGGCTGA
- a CDS encoding sensor histidine kinase — protein MPTRDGYVQAAWESSRGNAIAGAFLRLAVIALLVGGQATSPPGFGLTGDRLAITTLTAAIAVTLTLMVVIRLRPILPMRWNAGPAEAVLIGLTLAASIALDRVSDSSPAVAVLMFCVGAAAVRHPLKWSLPILLLALAGLGSSVLGLLPPPIAPQGQDRDLGLCVSVFVVFAVAYAIKQRRAATAAQAGEAVLAERARIAREIHDILAHSLSAQIVHLEGARLLLRADRSQEALDRVERARELAKKGLEEARSAVAALRDDAQPLPAALETLAEEFRDATGRPCDVVVHGHERRLPPETELAMIRTAQEAVTNVRRHAPGSPATVRLSFGDRTCELEVVNPPSEKPGTPGGGYGLVGMRERAELLGGTLEAGETEDGFRVRLRVPA, from the coding sequence GTGCCCACTCGTGACGGATATGTCCAGGCCGCCTGGGAGTCCAGCCGCGGGAACGCGATCGCCGGCGCGTTCCTGCGGCTGGCCGTGATCGCCCTGCTCGTCGGCGGGCAGGCGACCAGCCCGCCGGGATTCGGCCTGACGGGCGACCGGCTCGCCATCACCACGCTGACCGCCGCGATCGCCGTCACGCTGACGCTCATGGTCGTCATCCGGCTGCGGCCGATCCTGCCGATGCGCTGGAACGCCGGTCCGGCGGAAGCCGTCCTCATCGGGCTCACCCTCGCGGCGAGCATCGCCCTCGACAGGGTCTCCGACAGCAGCCCGGCCGTCGCCGTGCTCATGTTCTGCGTCGGGGCCGCCGCCGTACGGCACCCGCTGAAGTGGTCGCTGCCCATCCTGCTGCTGGCCCTGGCGGGCCTGGGATCGAGCGTCCTGGGGCTGCTGCCGCCACCGATCGCCCCGCAGGGGCAGGACCGCGACCTCGGCCTGTGCGTCTCGGTCTTCGTGGTCTTCGCGGTCGCCTACGCCATCAAACAGCGCAGGGCCGCGACCGCCGCGCAGGCGGGCGAGGCCGTGCTGGCCGAACGCGCCCGGATCGCCAGGGAGATCCACGACATCCTCGCGCACTCCCTGTCGGCGCAGATCGTGCATCTGGAGGGCGCCCGGCTGCTGCTGCGCGCCGACCGGTCGCAGGAGGCCCTCGACCGGGTGGAACGCGCTCGTGAGCTGGCCAAGAAGGGCCTCGAAGAGGCGCGAAGCGCCGTGGCCGCGCTCCGCGACGACGCCCAGCCGCTGCCCGCCGCGCTGGAGACGCTCGCCGAGGAGTTCCGCGACGCGACCGGCAGGCCGTGTGACGTCGTCGTCCATGGGCACGAACGCCGCCTGCCGCCCGAGACCGAGCTCGCGATGATCCGCACCGCCCAGGAGGCCGTCACCAACGTGCGGCGGCACGCCCCGGGCTCCCCCGCCACCGTACGGCTGAGCTTCGGCGACCGTACGTGCGAGCTGGAGGTGGTCAACCCCCCGAGCGAGAAACCGGGGACACCCGGAGGAGGATACGGACTCGTGGGTATGCGCGAACGCGCCGAGCTCCTGGGCGGCACCCTGGAGGCCGGCGAGACCGAGGACGGTTTCCGGGTCAGGCTGCGGGTGCCGGCGTGA
- a CDS encoding PIG-L deacetylase family protein — translation MLDEADIKKVLMVVAHPDDIDFGAAGTVARFTEAGAEVTYCLVTDGDAGGFDRAVDNGGMAALRRAEQTAAAKCVGVSDLRFLGYRDGAVEQTLGLRRDIARVIRQVRPDLVITSTPERNYARISPSHPDHRAVGGATLDAVYPDARNPYAFPELLADEGLDAWTVREVWLTGGMTPNHYIDVTLTVDRKIAALRAHESQTSHIPDLDGMVKGMLSSHAAAAGLPEGSYVEAFQRVVTA, via the coding sequence GTGCTGGACGAGGCGGATATCAAGAAAGTGCTGATGGTCGTCGCTCACCCCGACGACATCGACTTCGGCGCGGCGGGCACGGTCGCCCGGTTCACCGAGGCGGGGGCCGAGGTGACGTACTGCCTGGTCACGGATGGCGACGCGGGCGGTTTCGACCGTGCGGTGGACAACGGCGGCATGGCGGCGCTGCGCCGTGCCGAGCAGACCGCCGCGGCCAAGTGCGTGGGTGTGAGCGACCTGCGCTTCCTCGGCTATCGGGACGGCGCGGTCGAGCAGACGCTCGGCCTGCGGCGGGACATCGCCCGGGTGATCCGCCAGGTGCGGCCCGACCTGGTCATCACCTCGACCCCCGAACGCAACTACGCGCGGATCAGCCCGAGCCACCCTGACCACCGCGCGGTCGGCGGTGCCACCCTCGACGCCGTCTATCCCGACGCCCGCAACCCCTATGCCTTTCCCGAGCTGCTCGCCGACGAGGGCCTCGACGCCTGGACCGTACGCGAAGTGTGGCTCACCGGCGGCATGACCCCCAACCACTACATCGACGTCACCCTGACCGTGGATCGCAAGATCGCCGCGCTGCGCGCGCACGAGAGCCAGACCTCGCACATCCCCGACCTGGACGGCATGGTCAAGGGCATGCTCTCCAGCCACGCCGCCGCCGCGGGCCTCCCCGAGGGCTCGTACGTCGAGGCGTTCCAGCGGGTGGTCACCGCCTGA
- the pcrA gene encoding DNA helicase PcrA — MSVRGHNLRRVSTRAATHPLLDGLNPQQRDAVTHQGSPLLIVAGAGSGKTRVLTHRIAYLLAERDVQPGEILAITFTNKAAREMKERVDKLIGPRSRAMWVMTFHSACVRILRREAKRLGFSSSFSIYDQADAQRLMAMVCRELDLDPKRYPPRSFSAQVSNFKNELIDYETAADRASTHLERTLAEAYRTYQRRLTEAGAMDFDDLIMLTVTLLQLFPDVAEHYRRRFRHVMVDEYQDTNHAQYMLIRELVGRPEVRTADGDVVREGVEPSELVVVGDADQSIYAFRGATIRNILEFERDYPDARTILLEQNYRSTQTILNAANAVISRNEGRKPKNLWSDQGAGPKIIGYAADNEHDEAMFVAQEVDRLCDDHGVSPGDVAIFYRTNAASRVFEEIFIRTGLPYKVVGGVRFYERKEVKDLLAYLRVLANPDDMVSLRRILNVPKRGIGDRAEAMVEAFANRERIGFWEALRRADEAPGVATRSLNAIRDFVAMLDELRGKELPLSDLAEEVLRVTGYRTELETSGDPQDESRLENLNELIAVAAEFEEANSDGTLVDFLEQVSLVADADQIPGGPGGVVPPGERAPDDHGGVVTLMTLHTAKGLEFPVVFLTGMEDGVFPHMRSLSDPKELEEERRLAYVGITRAKERLYLSRAAVRSAWGAPSFNPASRFLSEVPGDLIEWRGDPGKTAWSAATSRPAARTAPAPKTGGRQIPSLSPGDRVTHDTFGLGTVVAVDGQAEKTRVKIDFGSEGEKTLLLAYAPIDKL, encoded by the coding sequence ATGTCGGTGCGCGGTCATAACCTAAGGAGAGTGTCCACCCGAGCCGCCACTCATCCATTGCTCGACGGCCTCAACCCGCAGCAGCGGGACGCCGTCACCCACCAGGGCAGTCCGCTGCTGATCGTCGCCGGGGCCGGCTCCGGAAAGACCAGGGTGCTGACGCACCGCATCGCCTATCTGCTGGCGGAGCGTGACGTCCAGCCGGGGGAGATCCTCGCGATCACCTTCACCAACAAGGCCGCCCGCGAGATGAAGGAGCGGGTCGACAAGCTCATCGGGCCGCGGTCGAGGGCCATGTGGGTCATGACGTTCCACAGCGCCTGCGTACGGATCCTGCGGCGCGAGGCGAAGCGGCTGGGCTTCTCGTCCAGCTTCTCGATCTACGACCAGGCCGATGCGCAGCGGCTCATGGCGATGGTGTGCCGCGAGCTCGACCTCGACCCCAAGCGTTATCCGCCGCGGTCCTTCTCCGCCCAGGTCAGCAACTTCAAGAACGAGCTGATCGACTACGAGACGGCGGCCGACCGGGCATCGACCCATCTGGAGCGGACGCTCGCCGAGGCCTACCGCACCTACCAGCGGCGGCTCACCGAGGCCGGCGCGATGGACTTCGACGACCTGATCATGCTGACGGTCACGCTGCTCCAGCTCTTCCCCGACGTGGCCGAGCACTACCGGCGGCGGTTCCGGCACGTGATGGTCGACGAGTATCAGGACACCAACCACGCGCAATACATGCTGATCCGCGAGCTGGTCGGGCGGCCCGAGGTGCGCACCGCCGACGGCGACGTGGTGCGGGAGGGTGTCGAGCCCTCCGAGCTCGTGGTGGTCGGCGACGCCGACCAGTCGATCTACGCCTTCCGCGGCGCGACGATCCGCAACATCCTGGAGTTCGAGCGCGACTATCCGGACGCGCGGACGATCCTGCTGGAGCAGAACTACCGCTCCACGCAGACGATCCTCAACGCCGCCAACGCGGTCATCTCCCGCAACGAGGGCCGCAAGCCGAAGAACCTGTGGTCCGACCAGGGGGCGGGCCCCAAGATCATCGGTTATGCGGCCGACAACGAGCACGACGAGGCCATGTTCGTCGCGCAGGAGGTCGACCGGCTCTGCGACGACCACGGTGTCTCCCCCGGCGACGTGGCGATCTTCTACCGCACGAACGCCGCCTCCCGTGTGTTCGAGGAGATCTTCATCCGCACCGGCCTGCCGTACAAGGTCGTGGGCGGGGTGCGGTTCTACGAGCGCAAGGAGGTCAAGGACCTGCTCGCCTACCTGCGGGTCCTGGCCAACCCCGACGACATGGTGTCGCTGCGGCGCATCCTCAACGTGCCCAAGCGCGGCATCGGCGACCGTGCCGAGGCGATGGTCGAGGCGTTCGCCAACCGGGAGCGCATCGGCTTCTGGGAGGCGCTGCGCCGGGCCGACGAGGCGCCGGGCGTGGCCACCCGCTCGCTGAACGCGATCCGCGACTTCGTCGCGATGCTCGACGAGCTGCGCGGCAAGGAGCTTCCGCTGTCCGACCTGGCGGAGGAGGTGCTGCGCGTCACCGGCTACCGGACGGAGCTGGAGACCTCGGGCGACCCGCAGGACGAGAGCCGGCTGGAGAACCTCAACGAGCTGATCGCGGTGGCCGCCGAGTTCGAGGAGGCCAACTCGGATGGCACGCTCGTCGACTTCCTGGAGCAGGTCTCGCTGGTCGCCGACGCCGACCAGATCCCGGGAGGGCCCGGAGGGGTCGTACCCCCGGGGGAGCGCGCCCCCGACGACCACGGCGGGGTGGTCACGCTGATGACCCTGCACACCGCGAAGGGCCTGGAGTTCCCCGTGGTGTTCCTCACCGGCATGGAAGACGGCGTCTTCCCCCACATGCGCTCGCTGAGCGACCCGAAGGAGCTGGAGGAGGAGCGCAGGCTGGCGTACGTCGGCATCACCCGGGCCAAGGAACGGCTCTACCTGTCCCGGGCGGCGGTCCGCTCGGCGTGGGGCGCGCCGTCGTTCAACCCCGCCTCGCGCTTCCTGTCCGAGGTGCCGGGCGACCTGATCGAGTGGCGCGGCGACCCGGGCAAGACCGCCTGGTCGGCCGCGACCTCGCGCCCGGCCGCCCGTACGGCTCCCGCGCCGAAGACCGGCGGCCGGCAGATCCCGAGCCTGTCGCCCGGCGACCGGGTCACCCACGACACGTTCGGGCTCGGCACCGTGGTGGCGGTGGACGGCCAGGCCGAGAAGACGAGAGTGAAGATCGACTTCGGCAGCGAGGGCGAGAAGACCCTGCTGCTCGCCTACGCCCCCATCGACAAGCTCTGA
- a CDS encoding cobalamin B12-binding domain-containing protein, with product MAGRIRVVIAKPGLDGHDRGVKVVARALRDAGMEVIYTGLHQTPEQIVRTAIQEDAAAIGLSILSGAHMTLFARLFEVLREEGAEDIVVFGGGIIPEADIPELTKMGVARIFTPGSTTQEIVEWVRSAVPATV from the coding sequence ATGGCAGGCAGGATTCGGGTCGTCATCGCGAAGCCGGGGCTCGACGGGCACGATCGCGGCGTCAAAGTGGTGGCGCGGGCGCTGCGCGACGCGGGCATGGAAGTCATCTACACAGGGCTGCACCAGACGCCGGAGCAGATCGTCCGTACGGCGATCCAGGAGGACGCGGCGGCGATCGGGCTGTCGATCCTGTCCGGTGCCCACATGACGCTGTTCGCCCGGCTCTTCGAGGTCCTGCGGGAGGAGGGCGCCGAGGACATCGTGGTGTTCGGCGGCGGCATCATCCCCGAAGCGGACATCCCCGAACTCACGAAGATGGGAGTCGCCCGGATTTTCACGCCCGGCTCCACGACCCAGGAGATCGTGGAATGGGTCCGTTCGGCGGTTCCAGCCACCGTTTAG
- the sucC gene encoding ADP-forming succinate--CoA ligase subunit beta — MDLFEHQAKELFAEYGIPVPRGIVAHTPEEARAAAEQLTGRVVVKAQVKTGGRGKAGGVKVADDAADAHAKATQILGMDIKGHTVHKVLIEEASQIAEEYYFSFLLDRANRTFLAICSASGGMDIEEVAHTAPEKVAKVPVSPLTGVDRAKAREIAVAGGLPQQALDGAAELIEKLWAVFVDEDATLVEVNPMILSADGQVKALDGKVTLDDNANFRQPEHAAYVDKAAEDPLEARAKEKHLNYVKLDGNVGIIGNGAGLVMSTLDVVAYAGEELPGQPKPANFLDIGGGASAEVMANGLEIILSDPSVKSVFVNVFGGITACDAVANGIVSAFQLLRSRGEEVTHPLVVRLDGNNAALGRQILADAALPRVELVDTMDEAAKRAAELAAVGA; from the coding sequence GTGGACCTGTTCGAACATCAGGCGAAGGAGCTCTTCGCGGAGTACGGCATCCCGGTGCCGCGCGGAATCGTCGCGCACACGCCGGAGGAGGCGCGGGCGGCTGCAGAGCAGCTCACCGGACGCGTTGTCGTCAAGGCCCAGGTCAAGACCGGCGGGCGCGGCAAGGCCGGCGGCGTGAAGGTGGCCGACGACGCCGCCGACGCCCACGCGAAGGCGACGCAGATCCTCGGCATGGACATCAAGGGCCACACGGTCCACAAGGTCCTGATCGAGGAGGCCAGCCAGATCGCGGAGGAGTACTACTTCTCCTTCCTGCTCGACCGCGCCAACCGCACCTTCCTCGCCATCTGCTCCGCCTCGGGCGGCATGGACATCGAGGAGGTCGCGCACACCGCGCCGGAGAAGGTGGCGAAGGTGCCGGTCAGCCCGCTGACGGGCGTCGACCGCGCCAAGGCCCGCGAGATCGCGGTGGCGGGCGGCCTGCCGCAGCAGGCGCTGGACGGCGCCGCCGAGCTGATCGAGAAGCTCTGGGCGGTCTTCGTCGACGAGGACGCCACGCTCGTCGAGGTCAACCCGATGATCCTGTCGGCCGACGGCCAGGTGAAGGCCCTCGACGGCAAGGTCACCCTCGACGACAACGCGAACTTCCGCCAGCCGGAGCACGCGGCGTACGTCGACAAGGCCGCGGAGGACCCGCTGGAGGCCCGGGCCAAGGAGAAGCACCTCAACTACGTCAAGCTCGACGGCAACGTCGGCATCATCGGCAACGGCGCGGGCCTGGTCATGTCCACGCTCGACGTCGTGGCGTACGCGGGTGAGGAGCTCCCCGGCCAGCCCAAGCCGGCCAACTTCCTCGACATCGGCGGCGGCGCCTCGGCCGAGGTCATGGCGAACGGCCTGGAGATCATCCTGTCCGACCCGTCGGTGAAGTCGGTCTTCGTGAACGTCTTCGGCGGCATCACCGCCTGCGACGCCGTCGCCAACGGCATCGTCTCGGCCTTCCAGCTCCTGCGGAGCCGGGGCGAGGAAGTGACCCACCCGCTGGTCGTCCGCCTGGACGGCAACAACGCCGCCCTGGGGCGGCAGATCCTGGCCGACGCCGCGCTTCCGCGCGTCGAGCTGGTCGACACGATGGACGAAGCGGCCAAGCGCGCCGCCGAGCTCGCCGCGGTAGGTGCGTAA
- the sucD gene encoding succinate--CoA ligase subunit alpha, which translates to MAIWLTENSKIIVQGMTGGEGTKHTRRMLAAGVKVVGGVNARKAGVTHEGLPVFGTVKEAMEQTGADVSVVFVPPAHTKAAVREAIDAEIPLCVVITEGVPVHDTTEFWAYAVSKGNKTRIIGPNCPGIASPGASNAGIIPADITTKGRVGLVSKSGTLTYQLMYELRDIGFSTCVGIGGDPVIGTTHIDALQAFQDDPETDAIVMIGEIGGDAEERAAAYINEHVTKPVVAYVAGFTAPEGKTMGHAGAIVSGSAGTAQAKKEALEKVGVRVGRTPSETARLMREIMSSR; encoded by the coding sequence ATGGCTATCTGGCTCACCGAGAACAGCAAGATCATCGTTCAGGGCATGACCGGTGGTGAGGGCACCAAGCACACCCGCCGCATGCTCGCCGCCGGCGTCAAGGTCGTGGGCGGCGTGAACGCCCGCAAGGCCGGCGTCACGCACGAGGGCCTGCCGGTCTTCGGCACGGTCAAGGAGGCCATGGAGCAGACGGGCGCCGACGTGTCGGTCGTCTTTGTGCCCCCGGCCCACACCAAGGCCGCCGTCCGCGAGGCCATCGACGCCGAGATCCCGCTGTGCGTGGTCATCACCGAGGGCGTGCCGGTCCACGACACCACCGAGTTCTGGGCGTACGCCGTCTCCAAGGGCAACAAGACCCGCATCATCGGCCCGAACTGCCCCGGCATCGCCTCGCCCGGCGCGTCGAACGCCGGCATCATCCCGGCCGACATCACCACCAAGGGCCGCGTCGGCCTGGTGTCGAAGTCCGGCACGCTGACCTACCAGCTCATGTACGAGCTGCGTGACATCGGCTTCTCCACCTGCGTCGGCATCGGCGGCGACCCGGTCATCGGCACGACGCACATCGACGCCCTCCAGGCGTTCCAGGACGACCCGGAGACCGACGCGATCGTGATGATCGGCGAGATCGGCGGCGACGCCGAGGAGCGCGCGGCTGCCTACATCAACGAGCACGTGACCAAGCCGGTCGTCGCCTACGTCGCCGGGTTCACCGCGCCCGAGGGCAAGACCATGGGCCACGCGGGCGCGATCGTGTCCGGCTCCGCCGGCACCGCCCAGGCCAAGAAGGAGGCCCTGGAGAAGGTCGGCGTCCGCGTCGGCCGTACGCCCAGCGAGACCGCCCGCCTGATGCGCGAGATCATGTCCAGCCGCTGA